The Pseudomonadota bacterium DNA segment GAAATTCCTGCTGCTTGAAGCGCTTCACGGACCGCGTCAAAATCATCGGGCGCAGTGAATACCTGAAATGCGGATTCTTCCTCAATAACATCTTCAGCACCCGCATCAAGGGCCAGCTCCATAAGCTTTTCTTCAGAGACCGTTTCCTTATCGATTAAAATGGACCCCTTCCGATCAAACATCCAGGCGACACAATTCGTTTCGCCGAGATTGCCGCCGCTCTTGGCAAAATAATGCCTGACATCGGCAACCGTCCTGTTTTTGTTGTCGGTCATGCAATCCACCAGGATCGCCACTCCACCGGGGCCGTAACCCTCATAGGTAATTTCTTCATAAACCGCTCCCTCAAGTTCACCGGTGCCTTTTTTTATCGCCCGATCGATATTGTCCTTGGGCATATTTTCAGTTTTGGCTGAGGCGATGGCAGAACGCAACCGGGGGTTGCCCAGGGGATCGCCGCCGCCCATTCTGGCTGCAACGGTGATTTCCTTGTTAAGTCTGGTGAATATTTTACCGCGCCGGGCATCTGCCGCGCCTTTTCTGTGTTTTATGTTAGCCCATTTTGAGTGACCTGACATTGTATCTCCTCTAGTCCGCATCGGGCACAAGACCTGAAATCCTGGGCCATATCTTAATAATATCCTTATCTATTCCCGGTATAATTCATCCCCAAAACAAACATCTCGACGCTTTCTTTACGGGAACTTTTCGGTTTGACTGTTTTCACCGTTTGAAACTTTTTGTTCACTGTTTTCACAAAATCATTCGCATCTTCTCCCTGAAAAATCTTACAATAAAAATTTCCACCCTCATGAAGCACATTTCCAGCAATTTCAAAACATCGACTCGCAAGAGTAATTGACTGACACTGGTCGGTCCATTTGTTTCCGGTTGTATGCGGTGCAATATCACTCAATACAACATTATAGGAAATGGCCTGTTCCTTGAGCTGCTCCATTATGTTTTCGTCCATTATATCGGCCTGGATACTGATGATTTTTGCAGCCCCGGTACGGTATAAATCCCCCACCTTGTGCATATCAACGCCAATCACCAGCCCCTGAGGGCCGGACACCTTTGCCGCATAAAGGGACCAACTGCCTGGCTGGCACCCAAGGTCAAGAACAATATCCCCTTTATTAATTATTTTATATTTCTGCTGCGTTTCTTCTAATTTATAAACGGACCGGGCAGGATAGCCTTCCTTTTTTGCCCGCCTGAAATAATGATCCTGAACTTTTTTCACGTATAAAACTTTCTGCTCTAAGGATTTTATCTGAAGAAATTGTCACCACAGGCGAGATCTTAAAATCTCTTACTATGCGTGTAAAAACTAGCTTATTTGGCCCATATTGACAAGTTAAATTGCCGCATCCCCAAAGACTCTTTTTGCAAATATTTTTTATGATCATCACCCTCGAAATGGAAAATATGTCATTGCGTTGAAGTAAAACAGGCTTGCATCTGCTCCGATTACCTTCATCGCTAAGCCATAGCCTTGCTTCAAGCCAGGTGAAATCAGATTTTTTTATTGTAACAAGGTTGACAGGACCTCATCAATTACTTATCGTAATTTAACGATTAACCATAAGGAACCAGCTCATGCCTCCACAAACACTAGACAATAACAGCAAAATCTCCTTGGAATCAACCCCTCTTGCAAATCTCTGTAAGGCGTTGGGCCATCCGGCAAGGGTTAAGATCATCAAATACTTGAAAAAGATGGATAAATGCATTTGCGGCCAGATAGTCGACATCCTGCCGCTGGCCCAGTCAACAGTAAGCCAGCATCTCAAAAGTCTCAAAGATGCCGGCCTGATCAAAGGCGAAATCAACGGGCCATGCACCTGTTATTGTCTGGACAAGGATGTTTTTGAAAAATTCAAGCAGATGGTGGAACAGCTCTAAAGTTCTTACCGAATATCAAGGATCAGATCATATGATACAACTTAAAATCCCCCTGGAAAAATACCAGGGTAAGAGTTGCGGACCGGATGCTTCGCAATGCTTCCCCCCGAAAGAGCAATCAACTTCCTCATGCTGTCCGCCGACAGAGCGCAAAACAACCTCTTGTTGCCCCGCGCCATCAGTTGGGCCGCTGAATATTCCCATGGCGAAGATTGACGATGAACCTTGCTGCGGGGCCCCGGCCGGACCTCCCAGCAGCCATATTGAACGTCCCGGATACCAGCTGTGGCATTTTGTTGAGGATCTGGTTGAAACGCCTGTGGGTCCTGTGCCCAAAGTTTCCACCAACCTTGTCATGAGCGACCAGATGGGAGCCATACGGGTGCGACTGGGTTATAAGCGCAATGACTATAAAGTCGCGCCGGGACTCTATTGTGTTGGATCTCCCGGCCCGGAAGATCCTGTCTTTGTCACGGCAAACTACAAGCTTTCCTTTGATGCCCTGCGCAGAGAACTTACCGGAATCAGCGGTTGGATCCTGGTCCTGGACACCCGGGGAATCAATGTCTGGTGTGCGGCAGGTAAAAAGACCTTTTCCACAGAGGAAGTCTGCCGACAGGTCAAGGCCACCCAGCTGGATAAAATCATCAAACACCGGGAACTCATCCTGCCACAGCTTGGAGCGCCCGGAGTATCAGCCTTTGATGTGCGAAAGGCCTGCCGATTCAAAGTTATCTGGGGTCCGGTACAAGCAAACGACATCCCGGAGTTTATCCGCGCCGGGAAAAAAGCCGAACCTCACATGCGGCGCCCGACTTTTACTCTGGCTGACCGGTTGGTCCTGGTGCCGGTGGAATTATCCCTTATCCTGAGCCGGACCACGGTCCTGGTTCTTTTCGGAATTATGCTTCTTTCTGGAATCGGCACGGAAATTTTTTCTATTTCCGCCGCCTGGCAGCGCGGACTCATGGCAATTGCCGCGCTTTTCTCCGGAGTCATCGCCGGCGCGGTACTTACCCCGGCGCTGCTTCCGTGGATTCCGGGAAAACAATTTGCCTTAAAGGGAATTATTCTCGGACTCATGGCCGGATACGCAACTATATTCCTCCATAAAGGGAATATCTCCACTCTGGAAATCGCCGCAATGGTGCTCAGTGCGGTTGCGATCAGTTCGTATGCTGCGATGAACTTTACCGGCGCAACCCCCTACACCTCCCCTTCCGGAGTTGAAAAGGAAATGCGGCGCTTCATGCCGGTGCAGGCCCTTGCCGTGCTTGGCGCAATCATTGCCTGGGTTGCAGCACCGTTTATTTAAGGATAATCAAAACGATTTAACAGCTTAACTTGCTGATTATTTTGGAGAAACATAATGGATACCTTCAGATACCTGCCCGGCGTTGCCACCCTGAAACTCGATCCAGAGCCCTGCATTGGCTGCGGCATGTGCAGTACGGTCTGCCCCCATGGCGTCTTCGAGGTTGAAAAGGGAGAAAAGGCAACAATCATTGCCCATGATCTGTGCATGGAGTGTGGCGCCTGCGCCACCAACTGCCCGGTGAAAGCGATCAGCGTCACTCCCGGCGTAGGATGCGCCTCCTACATCATCCAGGTCTGGCTTAAAGGAAAAGAGGCTGCAGACTGCGGCCCGGACTGCTGCTGAGAATCATAATATGCTCCTAAAACAGATTAAGGGTCACATTGAGATACCCCCGCTTTCAGAAGAAAGATGAACCAGTTCAATTTCCTTGCCAACTACAACCTTTTCCGCTTTCAGCCATTCTCCTCTGGATCGGTTGGAACACCAACTGTAATAGCGCACGAACTTAAATGACTTCTCCAGGATATACGGGGTGATCTCGGCAATGAATTCCGTTGCCGAAAACACCTTGAAATTATTTTAAAGAACAGTTCGGGTTCAGGCCTAATTTGTTTGACAGGTGCGAATTCGCCTGGTAATCAGATTTATCGGGTTTGAGACGATCGGCCGAGCTGATGTTTGAGCGGTAGAGTCCTGCCCTTAAAAAAAAATGAATCCTTTTCGTGCTTTTAACACGGCTGTAACTGCCGATAATCATGAACCAAGTTAAGGAGGATGACGATGTACAAACACCCGCCAAGAGATGAAGTCAAACAAGATGAGTCTGAAAGAATTTCCCGGAGAAGTTTTCTGAACACTGCCGGTGCTGCCGCCGCAGGTGGCCTGCTGGTTGCAGCCGGTGGAGGTCTGCTTTCTGGCAAGGAAGCGACTGCGGCTGCTCCCCCGACAGCGCCTCCCCTCCCCTGGAAATATAGCAAGCTCGATGCGGACGAAGCAGGGAAGAGGGCCTACAAGAATTATCACGCAAAGGGTGGCTGAGGCTCCGGTGCCTGGCTGGGGGTCCTCAGCCTTATGAAAGAAAAAATCGGTTTTCCTTACACCATGCTTTCTGATGATATGATGCAACA contains these protein-coding regions:
- a CDS encoding YebC/PmpR family DNA-binding transcriptional regulator; its protein translation is MSGHSKWANIKHRKGAADARRGKIFTRLNKEITVAARMGGGDPLGNPRLRSAIASAKTENMPKDNIDRAIKKGTGELEGAVYEEITYEGYGPGGVAILVDCMTDNKNRTVADVRHYFAKSGGNLGETNCVAWMFDRKGSILIDKETVSEEKLMELALDAGAEDVIEEESAFQVFTAPDDFDAVREALQAAGISFIEASVLMVPKNIVEVAEEKVARQVLNLLEKLEDYDDVQNVHANFDIPDEIMESLQ
- a CDS encoding RlmE family RNA methyltransferase → MKKVQDHYFRRAKKEGYPARSVYKLEETQQKYKIINKGDIVLDLGCQPGSWSLYAAKVSGPQGLVIGVDMHKVGDLYRTGAAKIISIQADIMDENIMEQLKEQAISYNVVLSDIAPHTTGNKWTDQCQSITLASRCFEIAGNVLHEGGNFYCKIFQGEDANDFVKTVNKKFQTVKTVKPKSSRKESVEMFVLGMNYTGNR
- a CDS encoding metalloregulator ArsR/SmtB family transcription factor, which gives rise to MPPQTLDNNSKISLESTPLANLCKALGHPARVKIIKYLKKMDKCICGQIVDILPLAQSTVSQHLKSLKDAGLIKGEINGPCTCYCLDKDVFEKFKQMVEQL
- a CDS encoding 4Fe-4S dicluster domain-containing protein; translation: MDTFRYLPGVATLKLDPEPCIGCGMCSTVCPHGVFEVEKGEKATIIAHDLCMECGACATNCPVKAISVTPGVGCASYIIQVWLKGKEAADCGPDCC